The following coding sequences are from one Corallococcus caeni window:
- a CDS encoding pirin family protein, protein MSQQQAQQPEAVVRVDPLGPSPSPWRTPDPFLFCVHHDDRYPQGNEQLGPKASLAGRDIGQDFAGRDGWNMYHGTVVPGFPQHPHRGFETVTIVRNGLLDHSDSLGAAARFGGGDVQWLTAGGGINHSEMFPLLKQDQGNHIELFQIWLNLPRANKMVQAHFSMLWDHVIPRHEAKDDAGRTTNITVVAGNLRDVKAPPPPPKSWAANPDADVAIWTLKMEPGARWTLPAASRGTNRMLYFFLGSRLSVGGKTVPVRNAIELRADVDVVLENGPETAELLLLQGKPIGEPVVQYGPFVMNSRQEIQQAFADYQRTGFGGWPWPSHDPVHAREEGRFARHADGHIERPA, encoded by the coding sequence ATGAGTCAGCAGCAGGCGCAGCAACCGGAAGCCGTGGTCCGCGTGGATCCGCTCGGGCCGTCCCCCAGCCCGTGGCGGACGCCGGATCCGTTCCTCTTCTGCGTGCACCACGACGACCGCTATCCCCAGGGCAACGAGCAGCTGGGACCGAAGGCGTCGCTCGCGGGCCGCGACATCGGCCAGGACTTCGCGGGGCGGGACGGCTGGAACATGTACCACGGCACCGTCGTGCCGGGCTTCCCGCAGCACCCGCACCGGGGCTTCGAGACGGTGACCATCGTGCGCAACGGGCTCTTGGACCACTCGGATTCGCTGGGCGCGGCGGCGCGCTTTGGCGGGGGCGACGTGCAGTGGCTCACCGCGGGCGGCGGCATCAACCACTCGGAGATGTTCCCGCTGCTCAAGCAGGACCAGGGCAACCACATCGAGCTGTTTCAAATCTGGCTCAACCTGCCGCGCGCCAACAAGATGGTGCAGGCGCACTTCTCCATGCTGTGGGACCACGTCATCCCGCGCCACGAGGCGAAGGACGACGCGGGCCGGACCACGAACATCACCGTGGTGGCGGGCAACCTGCGCGACGTGAAGGCGCCGCCTCCGCCGCCCAAGTCCTGGGCCGCGAACCCGGACGCGGACGTGGCCATCTGGACGCTGAAGATGGAGCCGGGCGCGCGCTGGACGCTGCCCGCGGCGTCACGCGGCACGAACCGGATGCTCTACTTCTTCCTGGGCTCGCGCCTGAGCGTGGGCGGCAAGACCGTGCCGGTGCGCAACGCCATCGAGCTGCGCGCGGACGTGGACGTGGTGCTGGAGAACGGCCCGGAGACGGCGGAGCTGCTGCTGCTCCAGGGCAAGCCCATCGGCGAGCCGGTCGTGCAGTACGGCCCCTTCGTGATGAACTCGCGGCAGGAGATCCAGCAGGCCTTCGCGGACTACCAGCGCACGGGCTTCGGCGGCTGGCCCTGGCCCAGCCACGACCCGGTGCACGCGCGGGAGGAAGGCCGCTTCGCGCGGCACGCGGACGGCCACATCGAGCGGCCAGCCTGA
- a CDS encoding glycosyltransferase family 4 protein, translating into MGTSGIVYASFDRFPAPKGAAVHIRAFVEALGAAFGPVDLVAIGDAPGAPPPALGPHVAYHPLGARGKDLVAQALTFRSHLGAWWRGRPRAKVVHVRSIFEGYPIARRKAALTDALVYEVNGLPSIELKYHHPDVADDAELMRKLLAQEEACLHAADLLVTPSAVTAEHLVLRGADPKRLRVIPNGVDLDVFRYAPPRPPEAGRPLRMLYSGTMTAWQGVHHAIEACRLLRRDLPVTLTLVGPLRKHARRALLDRCGDLVLQGAVEILEPLPQEELARLHHACDVVLVPLPVNDRNCVQGCCPLKLLEAMATGTPVIVSDLPVVRALAEATEAFRIRPGSPKAIAEAVKDLLANPALGAALSANARARVERDFPWGRAQEALVNAYADDLGVARASTRDNTAASASA; encoded by the coding sequence GTGGGCACCTCTGGAATCGTCTACGCGTCCTTCGACCGCTTCCCCGCGCCCAAGGGCGCCGCCGTGCACATCCGCGCCTTCGTGGAGGCCCTGGGCGCCGCGTTCGGCCCGGTGGACCTCGTGGCCATTGGCGATGCGCCGGGCGCTCCCCCGCCTGCCCTGGGCCCCCACGTCGCCTACCACCCGCTGGGTGCCCGCGGGAAAGACCTGGTCGCCCAGGCGCTGACGTTCCGCTCGCACCTGGGTGCGTGGTGGCGGGGCCGGCCGCGCGCGAAGGTCGTCCACGTCCGCTCCATCTTCGAGGGCTACCCCATCGCCCGGCGCAAGGCGGCCCTCACCGATGCCCTCGTCTACGAGGTCAACGGCCTGCCCTCCATCGAGCTCAAGTACCACCACCCCGACGTCGCCGATGACGCGGAGCTGATGCGCAAGCTGCTCGCGCAGGAGGAGGCCTGCCTCCACGCCGCGGACCTCCTCGTCACCCCCAGCGCCGTCACCGCTGAACACCTGGTGTTACGCGGCGCGGATCCGAAGCGCCTGCGCGTCATCCCCAACGGCGTGGACCTGGACGTGTTCCGCTACGCACCTCCACGCCCCCCGGAGGCCGGGCGCCCCCTGCGCATGCTCTACAGCGGCACCATGACCGCGTGGCAGGGCGTGCACCACGCCATCGAGGCCTGCCGCCTCCTGCGCCGCGACCTGCCGGTGACGCTCACCCTCGTGGGCCCCCTGCGCAAGCACGCGCGCCGCGCCCTCCTGGACCGCTGCGGCGACCTCGTGCTCCAGGGCGCGGTCGAAATCCTCGAACCCCTGCCCCAGGAAGAGCTGGCCCGGCTGCACCACGCCTGCGACGTCGTGCTCGTGCCGCTGCCCGTGAACGACCGCAACTGCGTGCAGGGCTGCTGTCCCCTGAAGCTCCTGGAAGCCATGGCCACCGGCACGCCCGTCATCGTCAGCGACCTGCCCGTGGTGCGCGCGCTCGCGGAAGCCACCGAGGCCTTCCGCATCCGCCCCGGCTCGCCCAAGGCCATCGCGGAGGCCGTGAAGGACCTCCTCGCGAACCCCGCCCTCGGCGCCGCGCTGAGCGCCAACGCCCGCGCCCGCGTGGAGCGCGACTTCCCGTGGGGCCGCGCGCAGGAAGCGCTCGTGAACGCCTACGCGGACGACCTGGGAGTCGCGCGCGCCAGCACCCGCGACAACACCGCGGCCTCCGCGTCCGCCTGA
- a CDS encoding glycosyltransferase → MVSGPRVLLLAERFPPDIGGLARSGARTAGSLVRLGARVDVVAWTRTAPPGALETVQDAGDVSPFARGVTLHRLGLFGSADLSMQHTLDVLGHLHARRKYDLVWGHYLYPPGFLAVVFAQSAGLPSVISARGNDVDQLMFPPGDFARLLWTIQRADVLTAASADLGRKMAMLLGRDPGVEVIPNAVDTALFSPGPADAALRERLGIQPGEAVLGFSGELRHKKGLPFLLSALTEVRRVRPACLLVIGEVRARDAEHLVAYRAEHPEDAARILISGALESPALIAEHLRLCDVYLQPSLWEGMPNALLEAMACARPVIASDAGGIPEAVESGVNGFIVEKALLNHLGQACLDVLGMPEAKRAALGTAARARIEAGFQADAEAAVLSRVLARATPRSSA, encoded by the coding sequence ATGGTCTCCGGTCCCCGCGTCCTCCTCCTCGCCGAGCGCTTTCCCCCTGACATCGGAGGGCTCGCACGCAGCGGCGCGCGCACCGCGGGCTCGCTCGTGCGGCTGGGCGCACGCGTGGACGTGGTCGCGTGGACGCGCACGGCGCCGCCGGGGGCGCTGGAGACGGTGCAGGACGCGGGGGACGTGTCGCCGTTCGCGAGGGGCGTGACGCTGCACCGGCTGGGGTTGTTCGGCAGCGCGGACCTGTCCATGCAGCACACGCTCGATGTGCTCGGCCACCTGCACGCGCGGCGCAAGTATGACCTGGTGTGGGGGCACTACCTGTACCCGCCGGGCTTCCTCGCGGTGGTGTTCGCGCAGAGCGCGGGGCTCCCGTCCGTCATCAGCGCGCGGGGCAACGACGTGGATCAGCTGATGTTCCCGCCGGGGGACTTCGCCCGCCTGCTCTGGACGATCCAGCGAGCGGACGTGCTCACCGCCGCCTCCGCGGACCTGGGCCGGAAGATGGCGATGCTGCTGGGGCGCGACCCGGGCGTGGAGGTCATCCCCAACGCGGTGGACACGGCGCTGTTCTCACCGGGCCCGGCGGACGCGGCCCTGCGCGAGCGGTTGGGCATCCAGCCGGGCGAGGCGGTGCTCGGCTTCTCCGGGGAGCTGCGCCACAAGAAGGGGCTGCCGTTCCTCCTGTCCGCGCTCACCGAGGTGCGGCGCGTGCGGCCCGCGTGCCTGCTGGTGATTGGCGAGGTGCGCGCCCGGGACGCGGAGCACCTGGTGGCCTACCGCGCGGAGCACCCGGAGGACGCGGCGCGGATCCTCATCTCCGGCGCGCTGGAGTCCCCGGCGCTCATCGCGGAGCACCTGCGGCTGTGTGACGTGTATCTGCAGCCGTCGCTGTGGGAGGGCATGCCCAACGCGCTGCTGGAGGCGATGGCGTGCGCGCGGCCGGTCATCGCCAGCGACGCGGGCGGCATCCCGGAGGCGGTGGAGTCCGGGGTGAATGGCTTCATCGTGGAGAAGGCGCTGCTCAACCACCTGGGGCAGGCGTGCCTGGATGTCCTGGGGATGCCCGAGGCGAAGCGCGCGGCGCTGGGGACGGCGGCGCGCGCTCGCATCGAGGCGGGCTTTCAGGCGGACGCGGAGGCCGCGGTGTTGTCGCGGGTGCTGGCGCGCGCGACTCCCAGGTCGTCCGCGTAG
- a CDS encoding MATE family efflux transporter, giving the protein MTQPSPESFSPDASPSTTGARGLLASLWLAVKGSTEDLATGPVDRAFLLLSVPMVLEMVMESIFALVDVLFVSRLGADAIATVGLTESVLTLFQTVPLGLSIGATALIARRIGQKDPERAASAAVQTLGLGLALSVPLALAGALFARPLLGVLGAAPGVVEHGVGYTRLMLGGFPVIMLLFLISAILRGAGDAATSMRALWLANSVNIVLAPLFIFGLGPVPAMGVTGAALATTLGRSTGVVYQVYRLLKGSGRLELRRRHLRVEPDTLRSLMKLSGGATLQSLLGMSSWLVLMRIVATFGSTALAGYTLAMRILLFVQQPSWGLSHAAGTLVGQSLGAGDTDRAERAAWRASFYTLAFLGVVAVGFLFFAEPLIHRFTTEPEVAQHAANCLRIVSCSLALYAFVTVLPHAFNGAGDTTTPTVVNALFSWGLQLPLAWVLSHPLGLGPAGAFIAIAVTYGALGLASAALFRRGGWKLRHV; this is encoded by the coding sequence ATGACGCAACCCTCACCTGAATCCTTCTCCCCGGACGCCTCCCCTTCCACCACGGGTGCCAGGGGCCTCCTTGCCTCCCTGTGGCTGGCGGTGAAGGGCTCCACCGAGGACCTGGCCACCGGGCCCGTGGATCGCGCCTTCCTGCTCTTGTCCGTGCCCATGGTGCTGGAGATGGTGATGGAGTCCATCTTCGCCCTGGTGGACGTGCTCTTCGTGTCGCGCCTGGGAGCGGACGCCATCGCCACCGTGGGCCTCACGGAGTCCGTGCTCACGCTCTTCCAGACCGTGCCGCTGGGGCTGTCCATCGGCGCCACCGCGCTCATCGCCCGGCGCATCGGGCAGAAGGACCCGGAGCGCGCCGCGAGCGCCGCCGTGCAGACGCTGGGCCTGGGGCTCGCGCTGTCCGTGCCGCTGGCGCTCGCGGGCGCCCTCTTCGCGCGTCCCCTCCTCGGGGTCCTGGGCGCCGCGCCCGGCGTGGTGGAGCACGGCGTGGGGTACACGCGGCTGATGCTGGGCGGCTTCCCCGTCATCATGCTGCTGTTCCTCATCAGCGCCATCCTGCGCGGCGCGGGGGACGCGGCCACGTCCATGCGCGCGCTGTGGCTGGCCAACTCCGTGAACATCGTGCTCGCGCCGCTGTTCATCTTCGGCCTGGGCCCCGTGCCCGCCATGGGCGTCACCGGCGCCGCGCTGGCCACCACCCTCGGCCGCTCCACCGGCGTGGTGTATCAGGTGTATCGCCTGCTCAAGGGCAGCGGACGGCTGGAGCTGCGCCGCCGCCACCTGCGCGTGGAGCCGGACACGCTGCGCTCGCTGATGAAGCTGTCGGGAGGCGCCACGCTCCAGTCGCTCCTGGGCATGTCCAGCTGGCTGGTGCTGATGCGCATCGTCGCCACCTTCGGCAGCACCGCGCTCGCGGGCTACACGCTGGCCATGCGCATCCTGCTCTTCGTGCAGCAGCCGTCGTGGGGCCTCTCCCACGCCGCGGGCACGCTGGTGGGCCAGAGCCTGGGCGCGGGCGACACCGACCGCGCGGAGCGGGCCGCGTGGCGCGCCAGCTTCTACACGCTCGCGTTCCTGGGCGTGGTGGCGGTGGGCTTCCTCTTCTTCGCGGAGCCCCTCATCCACCGCTTCACCACCGAGCCGGAGGTGGCCCAGCACGCCGCGAACTGTCTGCGCATCGTCAGCTGCAGCCTGGCCCTCTACGCCTTCGTCACCGTGCTGCCCCACGCCTTCAACGGCGCCGGGGACACCACCACCCCCACCGTGGTGAACGCCCTGTTCTCCTGGGGCCTCCAGCTGCCGCTCGCGTGGGTCCTCTCCCATCCGCTGGGCCTGGGCCCGGCGGGCGCGTTCATCGCCATCGCCGTCACCTACGGGGCGCTCGGCCTGGCCAGCGCCGCCCTCTTCCGGCGCGGCGGGTGGAAGCTGCGACACGTCTGA
- a CDS encoding inositol-3-phosphate synthase, whose translation MAGNERLGVAVVGLGGAVATTAVAGMELLRRGRVDTRGLPLADAKGMGLVEYGALTFGGWDLFEDDLAHAARNHAVLTETQLEAVAPTLGRMRPWPAASNAKFCKNVVGTAAKKARTLREQVQAIREDLTRFKEHEKLDRVVVVNLASTEKAVDLTRPEFATPEAFEKALDANDPDIGPAMLYAYAAIVDGIPFANFTPSVAADVPALLLLAKRTGAPVAGKDGKTGQTLLKTVLAPALRDRALHVDGWYSTNILGNRDGEALNDPASKQNKLDTKGAALDSILGYKVQDHVVSIQYYRPRGDNKEAWDNIDVTGFLGQPMQLKLNFLCKDSILAAPLVVELARTLDLAKRRGEGGVIDALGCFFKAPMSQDGQPVEHAMPEQQRRLMAWLSKGHVKQAERTPERIRG comes from the coding sequence ATGGCGGGCAACGAGCGGCTGGGCGTGGCGGTGGTGGGATTGGGCGGCGCGGTGGCGACGACGGCGGTGGCGGGCATGGAGCTGCTGCGCCGGGGGCGGGTGGACACCCGGGGCCTGCCGCTGGCGGACGCGAAGGGCATGGGGCTGGTGGAGTACGGCGCGCTGACGTTCGGCGGCTGGGACCTGTTCGAGGACGACCTCGCGCACGCGGCGCGAAACCACGCGGTGCTGACGGAAACGCAGCTGGAGGCGGTGGCGCCCACGCTGGGACGCATGCGCCCCTGGCCCGCGGCCTCCAACGCGAAGTTCTGCAAGAACGTCGTGGGCACCGCGGCGAAGAAGGCGCGCACCCTGCGTGAGCAGGTGCAGGCCATCCGCGAGGACCTCACCCGCTTCAAGGAGCACGAGAAGCTGGACCGCGTGGTGGTGGTGAACCTGGCCTCCACGGAGAAGGCCGTGGACCTCACCCGCCCGGAGTTCGCCACGCCGGAGGCCTTCGAGAAGGCCCTGGACGCGAACGACCCGGACATCGGCCCCGCGATGCTCTACGCGTACGCGGCCATCGTGGACGGCATCCCGTTCGCCAACTTCACGCCCAGCGTCGCCGCGGACGTGCCCGCGCTGCTGCTGCTGGCGAAGCGCACCGGCGCCCCTGTCGCGGGCAAGGACGGCAAGACGGGGCAGACGCTGCTCAAGACGGTGCTCGCGCCCGCGCTGCGCGACCGCGCGCTGCACGTGGACGGCTGGTACTCCACCAACATCCTGGGCAACCGCGACGGCGAGGCCCTCAACGACCCGGCGTCGAAGCAGAACAAGCTCGACACCAAGGGCGCCGCGCTGGACAGCATCCTCGGCTACAAGGTCCAGGACCACGTCGTCTCCATCCAGTACTACCGCCCGCGCGGGGACAACAAGGAGGCCTGGGACAACATCGACGTGACGGGCTTCCTGGGGCAGCCCATGCAGCTGAAGCTCAACTTCCTCTGCAAGGACTCCATCCTCGCCGCGCCGCTCGTCGTGGAGCTGGCGCGCACGCTGGACCTGGCGAAGCGCCGGGGCGAAGGCGGCGTCATCGACGCGCTGGGCTGTTTCTTCAAGGCCCCCATGTCGCAGGACGGCCAGCCCGTGGAGCACGCCATGCCGGAGCAGCAGCGCCGCCTGATGGCGTGGCTCTCCAAGGGCCACGTGAAGCAGGCGGAGCGCACCCCGGAACGCATCAGGGGCTGA
- a CDS encoding Gfo/Idh/MocA family protein, with protein sequence MFEAKPKAHRLGWAVVGCGWVARDYVIPALQGASNARLAALCDANAEALLRIPADDVARYTALGSVLADKAVEAVYIATPNHLHAAMTEACAAAGKHVLCEKPMAVTPRDGLRMVSACQRAGVHYATAFDQRHHAAHRKLRTLVKEGVLGTVTQARIHYACWLPADWTPDNWRIDPEQAGGGAMIDLAPHGLDLLEVVLGDEWESLSAMTQRRVHAYAVDDGAVLMGQFRSGTLGLLQVAYNCPDAYPRRTLELIGTKARALAYKTMGQTPGGSLSLTDARTGEETWIHLSPEEDRSPFLNQLETFSACVLEGRPQPYAPERDVRLVGLLTQATQDGKAYPSCH encoded by the coding sequence ATGTTCGAGGCGAAGCCGAAGGCCCACAGGCTGGGCTGGGCGGTGGTGGGCTGTGGCTGGGTGGCGAGGGACTACGTCATCCCGGCGCTCCAGGGCGCGAGCAACGCGCGGCTGGCGGCGCTGTGCGACGCGAACGCGGAGGCGCTGCTGCGCATCCCCGCGGACGACGTCGCCCGGTACACGGCGCTGGGGTCGGTGCTGGCGGACAAGGCCGTGGAGGCCGTCTACATCGCCACGCCCAACCACCTGCACGCGGCGATGACGGAGGCGTGCGCGGCGGCGGGCAAGCACGTGCTGTGTGAGAAGCCCATGGCCGTCACGCCCCGGGACGGCCTGCGCATGGTGTCCGCCTGCCAGCGCGCGGGCGTGCACTACGCCACCGCGTTCGACCAGCGCCACCACGCGGCGCACCGCAAGCTGCGCACGCTGGTGAAGGAGGGCGTGCTGGGCACCGTCACCCAGGCGCGCATCCACTACGCCTGCTGGCTGCCGGCGGACTGGACGCCGGACAACTGGCGCATCGACCCGGAGCAGGCCGGCGGCGGCGCGATGATCGACCTGGCGCCACACGGCCTGGACCTGCTGGAGGTGGTGCTGGGCGACGAGTGGGAGTCGCTCTCCGCCATGACGCAGCGGCGCGTGCACGCGTACGCCGTGGACGACGGCGCGGTGCTGATGGGCCAGTTCCGGAGCGGCACGCTGGGCCTGTTGCAGGTGGCCTACAACTGCCCGGACGCGTACCCCCGGCGCACGCTGGAGCTCATCGGCACGAAGGCGCGCGCGCTGGCGTACAAGACCATGGGCCAGACGCCCGGCGGCTCCCTGTCCCTCACCGACGCGAGGACGGGCGAGGAGACGTGGATCCACCTGTCGCCGGAGGAGGACCGCAGCCCCTTCCTCAACCAGCTGGAGACCTTCTCCGCGTGCGTGCTGGAGGGCCGTCCGCAGCCGTACGCGCCGGAGCGCGACGTGCGGCTCGTGGGGCTGCTGACGCAGGCGACGCAGGACGGGAAGGCGTATCCGTCATGTCACTGA
- a CDS encoding YcaO-like family protein: protein MTIARALDAYHRAVSTGALQMFRIDPIDRLGIPVASASLRLGDGPGAVLHGNGYGRTDEEARVGALGELVEETFCEYAMKVMPRVHGSYTALVRARGPTAVADPLTLGLPAGSPYTPDMPLVWVEVQRLATGERVLVPEEYVAIHPGQLQGRAPLITPITNGQGAGLTRPQALAHGLLELLQRDGNGLMYRAMDQGVVLDLEGADLAPDVRELMERYRRAGVEVMAKLASTDFGMVNLYVVGRDLSVGDQPLMVTACGEAADPDRDRALRKALLEYACSRARKAFMHGPLSHVARVATPEYMERFVPQVDLDAEEPRALNAMVEWARMPAAALRELTACTLMVRQKVRFEDLPRSPVVEDPSLRCDHVVRQLHAAGFDILLADLSPPGRQVHVVKALVPGLEVETMTYYRVGERNVARLLERRDPLVGLGAPPAGAQPVRLTPEAEERLGGPVWFNVRLAEARVGRLYALYREPDRHAVPKVLASRRFGGQ, encoded by the coding sequence ATGACCATTGCCCGAGCCCTGGATGCCTACCACCGCGCCGTGTCCACCGGCGCCCTGCAGATGTTCCGCATCGACCCCATCGACCGGCTGGGAATTCCCGTGGCCTCCGCCAGCCTGCGGCTGGGTGACGGTCCCGGCGCGGTGCTGCACGGCAACGGCTACGGCCGCACGGACGAAGAGGCGCGCGTGGGCGCGCTGGGCGAGCTGGTGGAGGAGACCTTCTGTGAGTACGCGATGAAGGTGATGCCGCGCGTGCACGGAAGCTACACGGCGCTGGTGCGCGCGAGGGGACCCACGGCGGTGGCGGATCCGCTCACGCTGGGGCTGCCCGCGGGCAGCCCGTACACGCCCGACATGCCGCTGGTCTGGGTGGAGGTGCAGCGGCTGGCCACCGGGGAGCGGGTGCTGGTGCCGGAGGAGTACGTCGCCATCCACCCCGGGCAGTTGCAGGGGCGCGCGCCGCTCATCACGCCCATCACCAACGGCCAGGGCGCGGGGCTGACGCGGCCCCAGGCGCTGGCGCACGGCCTGCTGGAGCTGCTCCAGCGCGACGGCAACGGCCTCATGTACCGCGCCATGGACCAGGGCGTGGTGCTGGACCTGGAGGGCGCGGACCTGGCGCCGGACGTGCGCGAGCTGATGGAGCGCTACCGGCGCGCGGGCGTGGAGGTGATGGCGAAGCTGGCCAGCACGGACTTCGGCATGGTGAACCTGTACGTGGTGGGCCGCGACCTGTCCGTGGGGGACCAGCCCCTGATGGTGACGGCGTGCGGTGAGGCGGCCGACCCCGACCGGGACCGCGCGCTGCGCAAGGCGCTGCTGGAGTACGCCTGCTCGCGCGCGCGCAAGGCCTTCATGCACGGGCCGCTGAGCCACGTGGCCCGGGTCGCGACGCCGGAATACATGGAGCGCTTCGTGCCGCAGGTGGACCTGGACGCGGAGGAGCCGCGCGCGCTGAACGCGATGGTGGAGTGGGCGCGGATGCCGGCCGCGGCGCTGCGCGAACTGACGGCGTGCACGCTGATGGTCCGCCAGAAGGTGCGCTTCGAGGACCTGCCCCGCTCGCCCGTGGTGGAGGACCCGTCGCTGCGGTGCGACCACGTGGTGCGGCAGCTGCACGCGGCGGGCTTCGACATCCTGCTCGCGGACCTGTCGCCGCCGGGCCGCCAGGTGCACGTGGTGAAGGCGCTGGTGCCGGGCCTGGAGGTGGAGACGATGACGTACTACCGCGTGGGCGAGCGCAACGTGGCGCGGCTGCTGGAGCGCAGGGACCCGCTGGTGGGCCTCGGGGCGCCGCCGGCGGGAGCGCAGCCGGTGCGGCTGACGCCGGAGGCCGAGGAGCGGCTGGGCGGGCCGGTCTGGTTCAACGTGCGGCTGGCGGAGGCGCGCGTGGGGCGGCTGTACGCGCTCTACCGGGAGCCGGACCGCCACGCGGTGCCGAAGGTGCTCGCCAGCCGTCGCTTCGGGGGGCAGTGA
- a CDS encoding sugar phosphate isomerase/epimerase family protein, whose product MALRFAYNTNGVSNHRFEDALGLIADSGYDGVALTLDHHHFDPFAPDFERRTEQLATRLERLGLGLVVETGARFLLDPRQKHEPTLITPDAQGRARRLEFLKRAVDVCATCRGEAVSFWAGVPRPGVTEQAAWPWLVDGVARLSEYAAAHNVVLAVEPEPGMLVETVDGWRQLQARVPGVRLALDVGHLLVTQERTPAQAVREFAQVLGTVALEDMKRGVHEHLPFGEGDVDVPSVLRELTRAGWDRLVCVELSRDAHRAHELVPQALEWLRERLPTGAEVAA is encoded by the coding sequence ATGGCGCTGCGCTTCGCGTACAACACCAACGGCGTGTCGAATCATCGCTTCGAGGACGCGCTCGGCCTCATCGCGGACAGCGGCTACGACGGCGTGGCCCTGACGCTGGACCACCACCACTTCGACCCGTTCGCGCCGGACTTCGAGCGGCGCACGGAGCAGCTGGCCACGCGGCTGGAGCGGCTGGGCCTGGGGCTGGTGGTGGAGACGGGGGCGCGCTTCCTCCTGGACCCACGCCAGAAGCACGAGCCCACGCTCATCACCCCGGACGCGCAAGGGCGTGCGCGGCGGCTGGAGTTCCTGAAGCGCGCGGTGGACGTGTGCGCGACGTGCCGGGGCGAAGCGGTGTCCTTCTGGGCGGGCGTGCCCCGCCCGGGCGTGACGGAGCAGGCCGCGTGGCCCTGGCTGGTGGACGGGGTGGCGCGGCTCTCCGAGTACGCGGCGGCGCACAACGTGGTGCTGGCGGTGGAGCCGGAGCCGGGGATGCTGGTGGAGACGGTGGACGGCTGGCGCCAGTTGCAGGCGCGGGTGCCCGGGGTGCGGTTGGCATTGGACGTGGGGCACCTGCTGGTGACGCAGGAGCGGACGCCCGCGCAGGCGGTGCGCGAGTTCGCGCAGGTGCTGGGCACGGTGGCGCTGGAGGACATGAAGCGCGGCGTGCATGAGCACCTGCCGTTTGGTGAGGGGGACGTGGACGTACCGTCGGTCCTGCGCGAGCTGACGCGAGCGGGCTGGGACCGGCTGGTGTGCGTGGAGCTGTCCCGGGACGCGCACCGGGCGCACGAGCTGGTGCCACAGGCATTGGAGTGGCTGAGGGAGCGCCTGCCGACGGGCGCGGAGGTGGCGGCGTGA
- a CDS encoding glycosyltransferase family 4 protein — MNSVNGLRICFISRRFFPAISGMSVYALNLVRELVACGHAVTMVSQYRNDPAGMAVYGGGPPPGIPGAHVLGCESVGEQRINQGQPASFEHDLEVMVDTVVREHRRRPFDLIHAQYGYPCGLAALEASRRLGLPNVVSIQGGDGHWVGTCCGTHKQAMLAVLGHAGALLIGSRSFAEEVSGHHGTPLERFTIVPGATDTQRFHPRDESALGGTRDVPVWLYHGRVDARKGVMELLDAVRRLVADGRTFRLRVSGIGPDVEAVRARVEAEGLQRVVELTGVSTYAEAPDLYRSGDLFVSPTYSEGFSNTLLEAMASGLPIVSTRAVGVVDCLEDGRDGLLVPPKDSAALAEAMGRLMDDAPLRKRLAATALREVRELYSWRAVGRRIQGVYTELTGTRPDTRWTHLYDPATTQERADPACRFRAAPHLL; from the coding sequence GTGAACAGCGTGAACGGGCTGCGGATCTGCTTCATCTCCCGGCGCTTCTTCCCGGCCATCTCCGGGATGAGCGTCTATGCGCTGAACCTGGTGCGGGAGCTGGTGGCGTGCGGGCACGCCGTGACGATGGTGAGCCAGTACCGCAACGACCCGGCGGGCATGGCGGTGTACGGGGGCGGGCCACCGCCAGGGATTCCGGGCGCGCACGTGCTGGGCTGCGAGTCGGTGGGCGAGCAGCGCATCAACCAGGGCCAGCCGGCGAGCTTCGAGCACGACCTGGAGGTGATGGTGGACACGGTGGTGCGCGAGCACCGGCGCCGCCCGTTCGACCTCATCCACGCGCAGTACGGCTATCCGTGTGGCCTGGCGGCGCTGGAGGCGTCGAGGCGGCTGGGCCTGCCCAACGTCGTCTCCATCCAGGGAGGGGACGGGCACTGGGTGGGGACGTGCTGCGGCACGCACAAGCAGGCGATGCTCGCGGTGCTGGGCCACGCGGGGGCGCTGCTGATTGGCAGCAGGAGCTTCGCGGAGGAGGTGAGCGGACATCACGGGACGCCGCTGGAGCGGTTCACCATCGTCCCCGGCGCCACGGACACGCAGCGCTTCCATCCCAGGGATGAATCGGCGCTGGGTGGGACGCGGGACGTGCCGGTGTGGCTGTACCACGGCCGGGTGGACGCTCGGAAAGGCGTGATGGAGCTGCTGGACGCCGTGCGGCGGCTGGTGGCGGACGGGCGGACGTTCCGGCTGCGCGTGTCTGGGATTGGACCGGACGTGGAGGCGGTGCGCGCGAGGGTGGAGGCGGAAGGGCTCCAGCGCGTGGTGGAGCTGACGGGGGTGTCCACCTACGCGGAGGCGCCGGACCTGTACCGGAGCGGGGACCTGTTCGTGTCGCCCACGTATTCGGAGGGGTTCTCCAACACGTTGCTGGAGGCGATGGCGTCCGGGCTGCCCATCGTGTCGACGCGGGCGGTGGGCGTGGTGGACTGCCTGGAGGACGGGCGGGACGGGCTGCTGGTGCCGCCGAAGGACAGCGCCGCATTGGCGGAGGCGATGGGCCGGCTGATGGACGACGCGCCGTTGCGCAAGCGGCTGGCGGCCACGGCGCTGCGCGAGGTGCGGGAGCTGTACTCCTGGCGGGCGGTGGGGCGGAGGATTCAAGGCGTGTACACGGAGCTGACAGGCACGCGGCCGGACACGCGGTGGACGCACCTGTATGACCCGGCGACGACGCAGGAGCGCGCGGATCCGGCGTGCCGGTTCCGGGCGGCGCCGCACCTGCTATGA